GTCAACGGTGAGCTATGTATGATGGCTGTGACTGAAGATACCATCCGTGGACAGAAAATTGTTGCGTGGTTCGCCAACAATATAGCCGTTTCCGCTGGCCCGGAAAAGTATTTCGGATTGCCCGGCCTGATCATGGAGCTGGATATTGACGATGGAGCCGTTATTATTTCTGCCATCAAAGTAGAAATGAAACCCGTTTCGGAACAGTTGGTGTTGCCCAAAAAGATTAAAGGGAAAAAAATTGGAGCTAGTGATTACGATAAACTCATCGCGGGTATCATTAGGGATAGCAATAAAGGGCGGAGAAATCCATACTGGTCCATTCGTTATTAAGTACTTCATTAGAAAATCATTAGAAAAAAGTGGGACTAACTTTCGTAGTTTCACTTTTTTTGTACCTTTGCGTTTTAAAAAACCGCTGCGTACGTTTTGGCATGGTTTTTTAAATTGGGAAATATGAAAAAAGGAAGTTTCTTAGTAACCAGTGTTAACTTTATACCAATAACCCTTATTTTATTATGAAAAATACGCTTGTAGCCGTTGCGCTGTTGTTTGTCCTTGGTTCATGTGCCAGTAAGAAGAAATTGCTTACTGCCCAGAACAAAGCAAACGAGATCCAGCTTCAGTTGGACAAAGCACGTGCTGATCTCAATGATTGTGATAGCAGAACGGCGAGTTTGAACAATGACATCAAACTCAAAAATGATGAACTCACCTCCAAAAATGCAAAATTGAAGGAGATGCAGGATCAGATTGACTTCCTGAAGAAAAACAACAACAATCTTCTTGACCGTATGTCTGACCTGTCGGTTATATCAAAAGAAGGTTCTGAAAGTATCAAGAAATCTCTGGCAATGATGGATGCGCAAGGTGCTCAGATCCGTGATCTTAACTCAAGCATCCAGAAAAAGGATTCTTTGAACATGGCACTTGTGCTTAACCTGAAACGTTCACTTGCTGATGTTAGCGATGAAGACGTACAGATTGAAGTGAAAAAAGGTGTTGTTTATGTTTCTCTGTCTGACAAAATGCTTTTCAGATCAGGAAGCTCGGTGATCAATACCCAGGCTGAAACAGTACTTGCCAAAGTTGCTAAAATCCTTAATGACTACAAGGAAATTGAAATCCTGATCGAAGGCCACACGGATAATGTACCTATTTCAACT
This portion of the Dyadobacter sp. CECT 9275 genome encodes:
- a CDS encoding OmpA family protein is translated as MKNTLVAVALLFVLGSCASKKKLLTAQNKANEIQLQLDKARADLNDCDSRTASLNNDIKLKNDELTSKNAKLKEMQDQIDFLKKNNNNLLDRMSDLSVISKEGSESIKKSLAMMDAQGAQIRDLNSSIQKKDSLNMALVLNLKRSLADVSDEDVQIEVKKGVVYVSLSDKMLFRSGSSVINTQAETVLAKVAKILNDYKEIEILIEGHTDNVPISTDKIADNWDLSVLRATSVARTLQKKYGVEPVRMIAGGRGEYLPKAANDSAPNRSLNRRTEIIITPKLDQFFNLYTPNAGK